A genomic segment from Pseudomonas sp. M30-35 encodes:
- a CDS encoding DUF481 domain-containing protein, whose protein sequence is MWLRTCLLFMSLGVAAPLMADTVWLNNGDRLSGEIILLDGGKLSLKTKYAGQVLINWSDIETLSSDQPLLIRRQGLDSKHSKQLAAAGKGMVRITDVSTQTVPLASVTRLVPAREFLQDFTWEGNLDAKLDLERKDDKSDEFRLKGDTRIEQGRWRQVMNGEYERETKNDRVTDDNWNLEYDIDRFLTEHWFWRLGGEQQVDHLEFVEKQQIIGTGPGYRFWDDSLGRFDLIGQVNQVKFDYPGGDLSFRTFSLVWDYKRLLWGTRLEFYTNAEVQFPEISEIDYVYESEFGLRYRLNDWARVSILYELDRIEAQAGDNTDENFLIGVGVGW, encoded by the coding sequence ATGTGGCTGCGTACCTGCTTGCTCTTCATGTCGTTGGGTGTTGCCGCGCCGCTTATGGCCGATACGGTCTGGTTGAATAATGGTGACCGCCTGAGCGGCGAAATTATCCTGCTCGATGGCGGGAAACTGTCTTTAAAGACCAAGTATGCGGGCCAAGTATTAATCAACTGGTCTGATATCGAAACACTCAGCTCAGATCAGCCGCTACTCATTCGCCGTCAAGGTCTCGACAGCAAACATAGCAAGCAGCTAGCGGCGGCGGGCAAAGGAATGGTGCGGATTACCGATGTCTCGACGCAAACCGTGCCACTGGCCAGCGTGACGCGCTTGGTGCCGGCGCGTGAGTTTCTCCAGGACTTTACGTGGGAGGGCAATCTTGACGCCAAGCTTGATCTTGAACGCAAAGATGATAAGTCCGATGAGTTCAGGCTCAAGGGAGATACCCGAATCGAGCAAGGGCGCTGGCGGCAGGTGATGAATGGCGAATATGAGCGTGAGACTAAAAACGATCGTGTGACCGATGACAACTGGAACCTTGAGTACGACATCGACCGGTTTTTAACCGAGCATTGGTTTTGGCGTTTAGGCGGTGAGCAGCAAGTCGATCATCTTGAGTTTGTCGAAAAGCAGCAAATTATCGGCACCGGTCCCGGCTATCGGTTCTGGGATGACTCTCTGGGGCGTTTTGATTTGATTGGGCAGGTTAACCAGGTCAAGTTTGACTACCCCGGTGGCGATTTGAGTTTTCGCACATTCTCACTGGTTTGGGATTACAAACGCCTGCTGTGGGGGACGCGTCTGGAGTTCTACACCAATGCTGAAGTCCAGTTCCCTGAAATCAGTGAAATTGACTATGTCTATGAAAGTGAGTTTGGCCTGCGTTACCGGCTAAATGACTGGGCGCGGGTGTCTATCTTGTATGAGCTCGACCGCATCGAAGCGCAAGCTGGGGATAACACCGATGAGAACTTTTTGATCGGTGTTGGTGTGGGTTGGTAG
- a CDS encoding HugZ family protein, with the protein MSLSAAKHARELLLKEYRGVLSTHSKSMPGFPFGSVVPYCLDAQGYPLILISRIAQHTHNLQRDPKCSILVGERAAEDVQAAGRLTVLAEARRLEDAQTIEAAAERYYRYFPESADYHRAHDFDFWRLEPVRSRYIGGFGAIHWVDHVTLANEFAGEAELSMLEHMNADHRKAIAHYVELAGLPAHPPAQMVGIDSEGFHLSIAKSIYWLAFPTICNTPGAVRQALVALAHADEWPGNNAA; encoded by the coding sequence ATGAGCTTAAGCGCGGCTAAGCATGCCCGAGAATTGCTGCTCAAGGAATACCGCGGCGTACTCTCGACACATTCCAAGAGCATGCCCGGCTTTCCTTTCGGCTCAGTGGTGCCGTATTGCTTGGATGCGCAGGGCTACCCGCTGATCCTTATCAGCCGCATCGCCCAGCACACTCATAATCTACAACGTGACCCAAAGTGCTCGATATTGGTCGGTGAGCGTGCCGCCGAAGATGTTCAGGCCGCAGGGCGTTTGACCGTTTTGGCCGAGGCTCGCCGACTTGAAGATGCTCAAACGATTGAGGCCGCAGCCGAACGCTATTACCGCTATTTCCCCGAGTCTGCGGATTATCATCGGGCGCATGATTTCGACTTCTGGCGCCTTGAGCCTGTAAGGAGTCGTTATATCGGCGGCTTTGGTGCTATTCACTGGGTTGATCACGTTACGCTGGCCAACGAGTTTGCTGGCGAAGCTGAGCTGAGCATGCTTGAACACATGAATGCCGATCACCGCAAAGCCATTGCCCACTATGTCGAACTGGCAGGTTTACCGGCTCACCCTCCGGCGCAGATGGTCGGTATAGATAGCGAAGGTTTTCATCTGTCTATCGCCAAAAGCATCTATTGGCTGGCTTTTCCAACAATTTGTAACACTCCTGGAGCGGTGCGTCAGGCATTGGTGGCGCTGGCTCACGCCGATGAATGGCCGGGAAATAACGCGGCTTAA
- a CDS encoding co-chaperone GroES, with translation MKLRPLHDRVVIRRSEEETKTAGGIVLPGSAAEKPNQGEIVAVGTGRVLDNGEVRALAVKVGDKVVFGPYSGSNTVKVDGEDLLVMGESEILAVVEA, from the coding sequence ATGAAGCTTCGTCCTCTGCATGACCGCGTAGTGATTCGCCGCAGCGAAGAAGAAACCAAAACCGCTGGCGGTATCGTGCTGCCAGGTTCCGCTGCAGAAAAGCCTAATCAAGGCGAGATCGTTGCCGTAGGCACTGGTCGCGTGCTGGACAACGGCGAAGTTCGAGCACTGGCCGTCAAGGTTGGTGACAAGGTTGTGTTCGGCCCTTACTCCGGTAGCAACACCGTCAAAGTTGATGGCGAAGACCTGTTGGTAATGGGTGAAAGCGAAATCCTGGCTGTTGTTGAAGCCTGA
- a CDS encoding DUF481 domain-containing protein: MFSQTASRTLLSITLFLAASPLLADTVWLKNGDRLTGTIKFFDGNKLLLQTDYGGAIPLAWSKVKTLESDRELLVKEDDSNTERAKSLRAGEAGQVVLVNGEAPRTIELASITQIMKPKPVVEDLTWRGNIDAAFDFKRSETDTDDYDIDLKTQARHGAWRHNATAGYNRELSDHVVTTDNWDAEYALDRFLDEHWFWQGRLEYKRDKVEDLERQRTVGTGPGYQFWDDELGAFSIAGLINRTDYEYANGDQTNFYAISGKWDYNRYLLGKAVEFFTTGEVGKPLDDVANYTFDAEVGLRYKVTDWASLNMKAEKDLVSGGGSDNELDETRYSLGFGVGW; this comes from the coding sequence ATGTTTTCACAAACAGCTTCTCGTACATTACTAAGCATCACGTTGTTCTTGGCCGCCTCGCCGCTTCTGGCAGACACCGTCTGGCTAAAAAACGGCGACCGTCTTACCGGGACAATCAAATTCTTCGACGGCAACAAATTACTCCTGCAAACCGATTACGGTGGAGCGATTCCGTTGGCGTGGAGCAAAGTCAAAACGCTGGAAAGCGATCGTGAGCTGCTGGTTAAGGAAGACGACTCAAACACTGAGCGGGCCAAGTCACTGCGTGCTGGCGAGGCTGGGCAAGTAGTGTTGGTCAATGGCGAGGCGCCGCGCACTATTGAGCTGGCAAGCATCACCCAGATCATGAAGCCCAAGCCGGTTGTCGAAGACCTGACGTGGCGCGGTAATATCGATGCAGCCTTTGATTTCAAACGCTCAGAGACCGACACTGATGATTACGATATCGATCTGAAAACCCAGGCCCGCCACGGAGCCTGGCGGCACAATGCGACAGCAGGTTACAACCGTGAACTCTCGGATCATGTGGTCACGACGGACAACTGGGACGCCGAATATGCCCTCGACCGTTTCCTCGATGAACACTGGTTCTGGCAGGGGCGTCTGGAGTACAAGCGCGATAAGGTCGAAGATCTGGAGCGTCAACGCACTGTCGGTACGGGTCCCGGTTATCAGTTCTGGGATGACGAGTTAGGTGCTTTCTCTATCGCCGGGCTAATCAACCGGACTGATTACGAGTATGCCAACGGCGACCAAACGAACTTCTACGCGATTAGCGGTAAGTGGGACTACAACCGTTACTTACTGGGTAAGGCTGTTGAGTTCTTTACCACTGGTGAGGTCGGTAAACCACTGGATGACGTAGCGAATTACACCTTCGATGCTGAGGTGGGGTTGCGCTACAAGGTAACTGACTGGGCTTCGCTCAATATGAAAGCCGAGAAAGATTTGGTCAGTGGTGGTGGCTCTGACAACGAATTGGATGAAACCCGCTATAGCTTGGGGTTCGGCGTTGGTTGGTAG
- a CDS encoding SDR family oxidoreductase has protein sequence MQLQDKVIIITGGCQGLGRAMGEYLASKGAKLALVDLNQERLDEAVAACKALGAEARAYLCNVANEEQVTHMVAQVAEDFGAINGLVNNAGILRDGLTIKVKDGEMSKMSLAQWQAVIDVNLTGVFLCTREVAAKMVELKNQGAIINISSISRAGNMGQANYSAAKAGVAADTVVWAKELARYGIRVAGVAPGFIETEMVASMKPEALEKMTSGIPLRRLGKPAEIAHSVAYILENDYYTGRILELDGGLRL, from the coding sequence ATGCAACTGCAAGACAAAGTCATCATCATCACTGGCGGCTGCCAAGGATTAGGCCGCGCAATGGGTGAGTACCTGGCGAGCAAAGGTGCCAAGTTGGCACTGGTCGACCTCAACCAGGAGCGCCTCGATGAAGCGGTGGCTGCCTGTAAAGCACTGGGTGCTGAGGCGCGCGCGTACCTGTGCAACGTCGCCAATGAAGAGCAAGTCACGCACATGGTCGCTCAAGTCGCTGAAGACTTCGGCGCCATCAATGGCCTGGTTAACAACGCGGGCATTCTGCGCGACGGCCTGACCATCAAAGTTAAAGATGGTGAGATGAGCAAAATGAGCCTGGCGCAGTGGCAAGCCGTTATCGACGTAAACCTGACGGGTGTTTTCCTTTGCACCCGTGAAGTCGCGGCCAAAATGGTTGAGCTGAAAAATCAGGGCGCGATCATCAATATTTCTTCGATCTCACGCGCTGGCAATATGGGCCAGGCCAACTATTCAGCGGCCAAGGCAGGGGTTGCCGCAGATACGGTGGTCTGGGCCAAAGAGTTGGCGCGCTACGGTATCCGTGTGGCGGGCGTTGCACCTGGCTTTATCGAAACCGAAATGGTTGCCAGCATGAAGCCAGAAGCACTGGAGAAAATGACTTCGGGTATTCCGCTGCGCCGCCTGGGCAAGCCTGCTGAAATCGCCCACTCGGTCGCCTACATCCTTGAAAACGACTACTACACCGGTCGTATTCTTGAGCTTGATGGCGGTCTGCGCCTGTAA
- a CDS encoding multidrug efflux RND transporter permease subunit — MAFTDPFIRRPVLATVVSLLIILLGLQAFNKLTIREYPQLENALITVTTSYPGANAETIQGYITQPLQQSLASAEGIDYMTSVSRQNFSVISIYARIGSDSDRLFTELLAKANEVKNQLPQEAEDPVLSKEAADASALMYVSFYSDELTNPQITDYLSRVIQPKLATLPGMAEAEILGNQVFAMRLWLDPVKMAAYGITAGDVNTAVRKYNFLSAAGEVKGEYVVTSINAETDLKSVEGFAAIPLKTVGDSRVLIGDVARVEMGAENYDSISSFDGIPSVYIGIKGTPSANPLDVIKEVRKIMPSLEAQLPPNLKVSIAYDATLFIQASIDEVVKTLGEAVLIVIVVVFLFLGALRSVLIPVITIPLSMIGVLFFMQLMGYSINLLTLLAMVLAIGLVVDDAIVVVENIHRHIEEGKTPFDAAIEGAREIAVPVVSMTITLAAVYAPIGFLSGLTGALFKEFALTLAGAVIISGIVALTLSPMMCSKLLRHEEKPSGLTHKLDKIFDALKNRYQQSLHNTLETRAVVLVFAIIVMCLIPVLLKFTKSELAPEEDQSIIFMFANAPQPTNLDYLNKYTDQFLPIFKDIPEYNSWFQINGFNGVQSGIGGFQLKPWDQRSRTQMELLPEVQAKLDQIPGLQVFAFNLPSLPGTGEGLPFQFVVNTPNDYESLLAVTDKIKKRAEESGKFAFLDVDLAFDKPEVVVDIDREKAAQMGVSMEDIGTALSSLLGEGEINRFTIEGRSYKVIAQVERAYRDNADWLNSYYVKSESGELLPLSTLIKVSDRARPTQLNQFQQLNSAIIQGFPIVSMGEAIDTVRQIAEEEAPVGYSFDYAGSARQYIQEGAALYTTFGIALALIFLVLAAQFESFRDPLVIMVTVPLSICGALIPLFLGLSSMNIYTQVGLVTLIGLITKHGILIVEFANQLRREKGMSRRQAIEEAAAIRLRPVLMTTAAMVFGMVPLILATGAGAVSRFDIGLVIATGMTVGTLFTLFVLPCVYSLIAHPDTKAEAPAPELTTQPVAP, encoded by the coding sequence ATGGCTTTTACTGACCCATTTATTCGGCGCCCAGTGTTGGCGACCGTGGTCAGCTTGTTGATCATCCTGCTCGGTTTGCAGGCCTTCAATAAACTGACTATTCGCGAATACCCGCAACTCGAGAACGCGCTGATTACCGTTACCACCTCTTACCCCGGAGCGAATGCGGAGACTATTCAGGGCTACATCACCCAGCCCTTGCAGCAGAGTCTGGCCAGCGCCGAGGGCATTGATTACATGACCTCGGTGAGTCGCCAGAACTTCTCGGTGATTTCGATCTACGCGCGTATTGGTTCTGACAGCGACCGTTTGTTTACCGAGCTATTGGCCAAGGCCAACGAGGTTAAGAATCAACTGCCACAAGAAGCCGAAGACCCGGTGCTATCAAAAGAAGCCGCTGATGCTTCTGCGTTGATGTACGTGAGTTTTTACAGTGATGAACTGACCAACCCGCAAATCACCGATTACCTGTCACGCGTTATCCAGCCAAAGTTGGCGACTCTGCCGGGCATGGCCGAGGCAGAAATTCTCGGCAATCAAGTATTCGCCATGCGCTTGTGGCTCGACCCGGTGAAGATGGCCGCGTATGGAATAACCGCAGGTGATGTGAACACGGCAGTGCGCAAGTACAACTTCCTCTCCGCAGCTGGCGAGGTTAAAGGCGAATATGTCGTTACCAGCATTAATGCCGAGACTGACCTCAAGAGCGTTGAGGGCTTTGCTGCAATCCCGCTGAAAACCGTTGGCGATAGCCGGGTTCTGATCGGCGATGTTGCACGCGTTGAAATGGGCGCGGAAAACTACGATTCGATCAGCTCGTTTGATGGTATTCCCTCGGTTTACATCGGCATCAAAGGCACTCCAAGCGCCAACCCTCTGGACGTGATCAAGGAAGTTCGCAAGATCATGCCATCGCTTGAGGCGCAGCTACCGCCAAACCTCAAAGTCTCGATAGCCTACGACGCCACGCTATTTATTCAGGCCTCGATTGATGAAGTGGTCAAGACCCTCGGCGAGGCGGTCTTGATTGTCATCGTTGTGGTGTTCCTGTTCCTTGGCGCGCTGCGTTCGGTGTTGATCCCGGTGATCACCATCCCGCTGTCGATGATTGGCGTGCTGTTTTTCATGCAGCTCATGGGTTACTCAATCAACCTGCTAACGCTGCTGGCGATGGTGCTGGCGATTGGTTTGGTGGTGGACGATGCAATTGTCGTGGTGGAGAACATCCACCGCCATATCGAAGAAGGTAAAACCCCGTTCGATGCAGCGATTGAGGGCGCACGCGAGATCGCTGTGCCAGTGGTCTCAATGACCATTACCCTGGCTGCCGTGTATGCGCCTATCGGCTTCCTTTCAGGGCTTACCGGAGCACTGTTCAAAGAGTTTGCTCTGACCCTGGCAGGTGCGGTGATTATTTCCGGTATCGTCGCCCTGACGCTGTCGCCGATGATGTGTTCGAAACTACTGCGCCATGAAGAAAAGCCCAGCGGACTTACCCACAAGCTGGATAAAATCTTCGACGCACTGAAAAACCGTTATCAGCAAAGTTTGCACAACACACTTGAAACCCGCGCAGTGGTTCTGGTGTTCGCAATCATCGTCATGTGTTTGATTCCGGTGCTGCTCAAGTTCACCAAAAGCGAACTGGCGCCTGAGGAAGATCAAAGCATCATCTTCATGTTTGCCAACGCCCCGCAACCGACCAACCTCGACTACCTGAATAAATACACCGATCAATTCCTGCCGATATTCAAGGACATTCCAGAGTACAACTCCTGGTTCCAAATCAACGGTTTTAACGGTGTGCAGTCGGGTATTGGCGGTTTCCAGTTGAAACCATGGGACCAACGCTCACGCACCCAAATGGAATTACTGCCTGAGGTGCAAGCCAAGCTCGACCAGATCCCGGGCTTGCAGGTATTTGCCTTCAACCTGCCCTCCTTGCCGGGCACCGGAGAAGGCTTACCATTCCAGTTTGTGGTCAACACGCCGAATGATTACGAGTCACTTTTAGCGGTGACTGACAAGATCAAAAAACGTGCAGAAGAATCCGGCAAGTTCGCCTTCCTGGACGTTGACCTCGCATTCGACAAACCAGAGGTGGTGGTTGATATCGACCGCGAAAAAGCCGCGCAGATGGGCGTATCGATGGAAGATATCGGCACCGCCCTTTCCAGCTTGCTCGGCGAAGGCGAGATCAACCGTTTCACTATCGAGGGCCGAAGCTACAAGGTTATCGCTCAAGTCGAGCGGGCTTACCGCGACAACGCCGATTGGCTGAACAGTTACTACGTGAAGAGTGAAAGTGGCGAACTGTTACCGCTGTCGACGCTGATTAAAGTTAGCGACCGTGCGCGGCCGACTCAGCTCAACCAATTCCAGCAGCTTAATTCGGCAATCATCCAAGGTTTTCCGATTGTCAGCATGGGTGAAGCCATCGATACGGTTCGCCAGATCGCGGAGGAAGAAGCCCCGGTTGGCTACTCGTTTGACTACGCAGGCTCGGCACGTCAGTACATTCAAGAAGGCGCCGCGCTGTATACAACCTTCGGCATCGCCTTGGCACTGATATTCCTGGTGCTGGCTGCGCAGTTCGAGAGTTTCCGCGATCCGCTGGTGATTATGGTCACCGTACCGCTGTCGATTTGCGGAGCATTGATACCGCTGTTTCTCGGCCTGTCGAGTATGAATATCTATACTCAAGTCGGCTTGGTGACCTTGATCGGGCTGATTACCAAGCACGGCATTTTAATTGTCGAGTTCGCCAATCAGTTGCGCCGGGAAAAAGGCATGTCCCGTCGTCAGGCTATTGAAGAAGCAGCCGCCATTCGTCTGCGCCCAGTACTGATGACCACTGCGGCGATGGTCTTCGGTATGGTGCCGCTGATTCTAGCGACCGGTGCGGGCGCGGTGAGTCGCTTTGACATCGGCCTGGTGATTGCCACCGGCATGACTGTCGGCACATTGTTCACCTTGTTCGTATTGCCGTGTGTGTACAGCCTGATTGCACACCCGGACACCAAAGCTGAAGCCCCAGCGCCTGAACTAACCACTCAACCTGTCGCGCCATAA
- a CDS encoding FxsA family protein — MRAFLFLFLLFPLIELAVLIKVGGAIGALPTILLVVGSAVLGSILLRVAGIATAFRARERLARGELPEQEVLEGLMIAVGGGLLLLPGFISDIFGLLCLIPFTRRIFVGKIRARAAEQVARQRAFADDIAAAQRPADSRPNVLEGEYERRD, encoded by the coding sequence ATGCGTGCTTTTTTGTTTTTGTTTCTGTTATTCCCGCTCATAGAGCTGGCCGTATTGATCAAGGTGGGGGGCGCAATTGGTGCGCTGCCGACTATTTTGCTGGTAGTCGGCTCTGCCGTACTGGGTAGCATTCTTCTGCGTGTAGCCGGTATTGCTACGGCATTCCGTGCGCGTGAGCGTCTTGCCCGTGGTGAACTGCCGGAGCAGGAAGTACTTGAAGGTTTGATGATTGCTGTCGGTGGTGGCTTGCTGCTGTTGCCAGGTTTTATCAGCGACATCTTCGGTCTGTTATGTCTGATCCCGTTCACCCGTCGAATCTTCGTCGGTAAAATCCGTGCCCGGGCAGCCGAACAGGTCGCACGTCAGCGCGCGTTTGCCGATGATATTGCTGCGGCGCAGCGTCCGGCGGACTCGCGTCCTAATGTGCTTGAAGGTGAATACGAACGTCGCGACTAA
- the groL gene encoding chaperonin GroEL (60 kDa chaperone family; promotes refolding of misfolded polypeptides especially under stressful conditions; forms two stacked rings of heptamers to form a barrel-shaped 14mer; ends can be capped by GroES; misfolded proteins enter the barrel where they are refolded when GroES binds), producing MAAKEVKFGDSARKKMLAGVNVLADAVKATLGPKGRNVVLEKSFGAPTITKDGVSVAKEIELKDRFENMGAQLVKDVASKANDAAGDGTTTATVLAQAIVNEGLKAVAAGMNPMDLKRGIDKATIAIVKELKNLSKPCADTKAIAQVGTISANSDHSIGDIIAEAMEKVGKEGVITVEEGSGLENELSVVEGMQFDRGYLSPYFINKPDTMVAELETPLILLVDKKISNIREMLPVLEAVAKAGRPLLIVAEDVEGEALATLVVNNMRGIVKVAAVKAPGFGDRRKAMLQDIAILTGGTVISEEVGLSLEGATLEHLGNAKRVILSKENTTIIDGAGQQVDIEARVAQIRKQVEDTSSDYDKEKLQERLAKLAGGVAVIKVGAGTEVEMKEKKARVEDALHATRAAVEEGVVPGGGVALVRALQAIVDLKGDNEDQNVGIALLRRAVEAPLRQIVANAGDEPSVVVDKVKQGEGNYGYNAASGVYGDMIEMGILDPAKVTRSALQAASSIGSLMITTEAMIAEVADDKGPAMPDMGGMGGMGGMGGMM from the coding sequence ATGGCTGCTAAAGAAGTTAAATTCGGCGACTCCGCCCGTAAAAAAATGCTCGCCGGTGTAAACGTCCTGGCTGACGCTGTTAAAGCAACTCTGGGCCCTAAAGGCCGTAACGTCGTTCTGGAAAAGAGCTTCGGTGCTCCAACCATCACCAAAGACGGCGTTTCTGTTGCTAAAGAAATCGAGCTGAAAGATCGCTTTGAAAACATGGGCGCTCAGCTGGTTAAAGACGTTGCTTCCAAGGCGAACGACGCTGCAGGCGACGGTACAACTACCGCCACCGTTCTGGCTCAAGCTATCGTCAACGAAGGCCTCAAAGCCGTCGCTGCTGGCATGAACCCAATGGACCTGAAGCGCGGCATCGACAAAGCGACCATCGCTATTGTTAAAGAATTGAAGAACCTGTCTAAGCCATGCGCTGACACCAAGGCTATCGCTCAGGTTGGTACTATCTCGGCTAACTCCGACCACTCCATCGGCGACATCATCGCTGAAGCCATGGAAAAAGTCGGTAAAGAAGGCGTGATCACTGTTGAAGAAGGCTCGGGCCTGGAAAACGAATTGTCTGTTGTAGAAGGCATGCAGTTTGACCGTGGTTACCTGTCGCCATACTTCATCAACAAGCCAGACACCATGGTGGCTGAACTTGAAACCCCGCTGATCCTGCTGGTCGACAAGAAAATCTCCAACATCCGCGAAATGCTGCCGGTGCTGGAAGCTGTTGCCAAAGCCGGTCGTCCACTGTTGATCGTTGCTGAAGACGTTGAAGGCGAAGCCCTCGCGACTCTGGTTGTGAACAACATGCGCGGTATCGTCAAAGTCGCTGCTGTTAAGGCACCAGGTTTCGGCGATCGCCGTAAAGCCATGTTGCAGGACATCGCGATCCTGACTGGCGGTACTGTGATTTCTGAAGAAGTCGGCCTGAGCCTTGAAGGCGCTACTCTTGAGCATCTGGGTAACGCCAAGCGCGTGATCCTGAGCAAAGAAAACACCACCATCATCGACGGTGCTGGTCAGCAGGTTGATATCGAAGCCCGCGTTGCTCAGATCCGCAAGCAGGTTGAAGACACCTCTTCGGACTACGACAAAGAGAAGCTGCAAGAGCGTCTGGCCAAACTGGCTGGCGGTGTTGCAGTAATCAAAGTCGGTGCCGGCACCGAAGTTGAAATGAAAGAGAAGAAAGCCCGCGTTGAAGACGCCCTGCACGCTACCCGTGCTGCGGTAGAGGAAGGCGTGGTTCCTGGCGGTGGCGTGGCATTGGTTCGCGCTCTGCAGGCCATCGTTGACCTGAAAGGCGACAACGAAGATCAGAACGTTGGTATCGCTCTGCTGCGTCGCGCGGTTGAAGCGCCACTGCGTCAGATCGTTGCTAACGCAGGTGACGAGCCTAGCGTTGTGGTCGACAAGGTCAAGCAAGGCGAAGGTAACTACGGTTACAACGCTGCGTCTGGCGTGTACGGCGACATGATCGAAATGGGTATCCTTGATCCAGCTAAAGTGACCCGTTCGGCACTGCAAGCCGCTTCCTCGATCGGTAGCCTGATGATCACTACCGAGGCGATGATCGCTGAAGTAGCTGACGACAAAGGCCCTGCAATGCCTGATATGGGCGGCATGGGTGGTATGGGTGGCATGGGCGGCATGATGTAA